Within the Herbaspirillum sp. RTI4 genome, the region CCCATCAACATGCTGAAATCCTATGCGGGATAGGAAGAATACCGGGACTTTCCCCCACCATTTGCTTGCTACGACATGCGCACGCCCGGGTTACCCTCGTAGGCTTACCAGTGGGAATTAAAGCAATCGGAATCAAAGCCGATAATACAGAGATCGCATCACCGCATAACGAGCGCCCGCCTGATGCCCGACAGATCGCGCTTTGAAACACCACGGCTGAATTTCAAGAAAGATTTCCCCGCATGCAACAGCTGATTAAAAATTATGCGGCCAAGTTATCGCATGCGCTGACGATGGATGCGATGCAGCAAGTCCCCGCGCTAGGCGCCGCCCTGCGGGAAGCCTGGGATCAAGGCCGCTCGATATTCCTGTGCGGCAATGGCGGCAGTGCCGGCAACGCCATCCATCTTGCCAACGACTTGCTCTACGGCGTCGGTGTCAACAGCACCCGCGGCGGCATGCGGATAGAAGCACTCAGCGCCAATGCGGCCGTCCTGACCTGTCTCGCCAACGACCTCGGCTACGACCGTATTTACAGCGAGCAACTACGCGTCAAGGCGCAAGCCGGTGACATACTGATCGTGCTATCGGGCAGCGGCAACTCCGCCAACGTAGTGCAAGCCATCGAAACCGGCAACAGCCTCGGCATGCAGACCTTCGCCATCGTCGCCTTCAGCGGCGGCCGCTGCAAAGAAATTGCCACACACGCCATCCACTTCCCGCTCGACGACATGCAAATTGCCGAAGACCTGCAACTGGTCATTGGGCATGTCTGCATGCAATGGCTGTGCGCCAACCCGGTCGGCGAACAAAAACAATGACAGCCCAACTACCTACCTCAATGACTGAAGCAATCAAAGACGTCGCCGCCATGCACCACGCCAGCCGGCGCTTCATGGTCATCGGCAGCAACTCCTTCTCTGGCGCGCAATTCATCAAATACCTGCTGCAAAACGGCCATCAGGTACTGGGCGTGAGTCGTTCCGCTGAATTGCACGACGTCTTTCTGCCTTACAAAGATCTCGCAGCTAGCGAGCGTTTCCGTTTCGCCCAGATCGACATCAACCATCAGCTCGACGAATTAATCGTCCTGAGCAAAGAATTTCAGCCCGAATACGTCGTCAATTTTGCGGCGCAAGGCATGGTCGCGCAAAGCTGGCAAACACCGGCAGACTGGTATCAAACCAACGTCGTCGGGCAGGTCAAACTGCACGACCAATTGCGCAAACTGCCTTTCCTCGAGCGCTACGTGCATGTATCGACACCAGAAGCCTATGGCAGCACCGACGGCTGGATCAAGGAACGCTTCGTGTTTGCCCCGAGCACGCCCTACGCCGTTTCACGCGCCGCCTGCGATTTGCATTTGATGAGTTTTTTCAAGGCCTACCAATTCCCGGTCGTCTTCACCCGCGCTGCCAATGTCTACGGCCCCGGCCAGCAGTTGTACCGCATCATCCCGCGCACACTTTTGTTTGCACGCCTGGGACGCAAACTGAAACTGGACGGCGGCGGACATTCGATACGCTCGTTCATCCACATCGACGATGTCGCGGATGCCACCTGCCGCATCGCCATCGCCGGCACAGCGGGCGACACTTACCATATCTCCACCAAAGAAACGATCTCGATACGCGGACTGGTGGAACAGATCTGCGCCGTCATGGGCATCGCCTTCGACGATCTGGCCGAAGTGGTTGGCGACCGACTCGGCAAAGATCAGGCCTATTTGCTCGACAGCGAAAAAATCCGCACCGAACTCGACTGGCAAGACCGCATCTCGCTGGAAACCGGCATACAACAAACGCTGGCGTGGGTCGACGACAACCTCGACACGCTCAAAGCTCTGCCGGCCGACTACATCCATAAACCTTGAGAATCTGAATGAAAATATTATTGACTGGCGGTTGCGGTTTTATCGGCACGGTACTCACCGGCCTGCTCCTGAAAGACGGACATGATGTCTGCGTGGTCGATAACCAATGGTTCGGCAACCACCTCGCCGCACACCCGCGCCTGACCGTCTTGCAACAAGACACGCGCGACGTTGATGCCATCCCGCTCGACGGCGTGGAAGTCGTACTGCATCTGGCCAATATCGCCAACGATCCCGGCGTCGAACTCAATCCGACCCTCTCGTGGGAAGTCAACGTCCTGGCCACGCAGCAACTGGCGGACCGCGCCGTGCGCGCCGGCGTCAAGCACTTCATGTTTGCCAGCTCCGGCAGCGTGTACGGCGTCAAGGACGAACCGCAAGTGACCGAAGACCTGTCGCTAGTACCAATCTCCGCCTATAACAAAACCAAGATGGTGGCCGAGCGCGTCGTCCTCAGCTACGCCGATCACATGCAGGTGCACTGCATCCGTCCGGCCACCGTGTGCGGTTTTTCGCCACGCATGCGACTCGATGTCAGCGTCAACATGTTCACCTGGCAAGCGCTGCAAAACGGCCGGATCACCGTGTTCGGCGGCACGCAGACGCGCCCCAACATCCACATCCAGGACATGGTCAACGTCTATCGCCACTTCATCACCCAACCGGACATTGCCTCCGGTTGCTACAACGCCGGCTTTGAAAACATTTCCATCCTCGATATCGCCGAACGCGTGCGCAGCAAAATCCCGGCCGAACTGGTGGTATCGGAATCCAACGACCCGCGCTCGTATCGCCAGAATTCAGACAAGCTGCTGGCCACCGGCTTCGTGCAAGGTCACACCGTCAACGACGCCATCGACGACATCATCGCCATGCACCGCAGCGGCGCGATCAAGGAAAGCGACCAGTGCTATACCGTGCGCTGGATGAAGCACCTGAATTTGCAAAGTTAACAACGAAAACCCGATTGGCCAAAGATTTGAATGGAGCGCACCGTGAAGCAAGAAATTGATTTATTGATCGACTACCCCAAAGCCAAGCGCAATGTCGAAGAACGCGGCGCAGGAAAAACCGAAGAAGATCGCGCCATTGCGCGTCAGTTCGGCAAAGAGTTTTTTGATGGCGACCGTCGCAACGGCTACGGCGGATTCAATTATTTCCCGCGCTTCTGGCAGCCAGTCATTCCGACGCTGCAACAGCATTTCGGGCTGACTGCCGCCAGTTCGGTCCTCGATGTCGGCTGCGCCAAAGGCTTCATGCTGCACGATCTGGCGGCGTTAATTCCTGGCATCACAGTCAAGGGTCTCGACGTCTCGGCCTACGCAATCGAACATGCCATCGATGACATGCAGCAGCATGTCCAAGTCGCCGATGCGCGTCACCTGCCCTTTGAAGACAAGTCGTTTGACGTCGTCATTTCCATCAACACCGTCCACAATCTGAATCGCGCAGACTGCGCCCAAGCGCTGCGGGAAATAGAAAGAGTAAGCAAGGGTAAGTCCTACATCACTGTCGACGCCTATCGCAGCGAAGAAGAAAAAATCCGCATGTTTGCCTGGAACCTGACGGCGCAAACGATTATGTCCGTCGATGAATGGAAAGCCTTTTTCGACGAAGTCGGTTACACCGGAGATTACTTCTGGTTTATTCCATGACACCCGCTATCGCCCAGCAACTGCTTTTTTCCATGAAGCGCATCCGCCATGTGGAAGAAGAAATCAGCCGCCGCTATGCAGAGCAGGCCATGCGCTGCCCGGTGCATCTATGCAGCGGACAAGAAGCGGTTTCGGCAGCCGCCGGACTGGCTCTGCGCAAAGATGACTTCGCCGTCAGCGGCCATCGCGCCCACGGCCATTATCTGGGCAAGGGCGGCGACCTGCGCAAAATGCTGGCGGAAATTTATGGCAAAAAAACCGGCTGTGCCGGTGGCCGTGGCGGTTCCATGCACTTGATCGATGAATCGGTCGGTTTCAAGGGCAGCACTGCAATTGTCGGCAATACGATTCCCGTCGGCGTCGGCCTGGGATATTCCATCAAGCTTTCGGGCACGGATCAGGTCAGCTGTATTTTTCTGGGCGATGGCGCAGTCGAGACCGGCGTGTTTTATGAGTCGCTCAATTTTGCTGCGGTGAAAAAACTCCCGGTCCTGTTCCTTTGTGAAAATAATTTGTATTCGGTCTATTCGCCGCTGAATGTGCGTCAGCCAGTCGGGCGGGACATATTCAAACTGGCGCAAGCCATCGGTGTTAATGCCACACAGGGCGATGGCAATGATGCGGCCGCCGTCTATCATCAGATCGCAGCCGCCGTTGCTGACATCCGCGCCGGCAACGGCCCGCAATTTATCGAGTTCAGCGTTTACCGCTGGCGCGAACACTGCGGCCCGGGATTCGACAACGACATCGGCTACCGAAGCGAGCAGGAATATTTGCATCACCGACAACTGGAGCCAGTCCAGCGACTGCAAGACAAACTGCGGCAAGAAAACATCCTCTTGCCGGCAGACATCGCCGCGTTCGACCTCGCTATCCAGGAAGAAACCGACGCCGCATTCCGCTTTGCCATCGACTCCCCCTTCCCTAGCCGTACGGATGCTTTTGCCAAAATATATGCGTGAACCAACTTCTTTAGCGGGCAGACAGCTCAGCTTTTCAAAAGCGATCAATGAAGCATTGACCGTGGCAATGGAAGCCGACCGCAACGTCATTTGCTACGGCCTCGGTACCGACGACCCCAAGGGCATCTTCGGCACCACGCTGGGCTTGCAGGAAAAATTCGGCGAAGCGCGCGTATTCGATATGCCACTCTCAGAAAATGCGATGACCGGCGTCGCCATCGGCTGCGCGCTCAACGGCGTGCTTCCCGTAATGTGTCACCAGCGGCTGGATTTTTTTCTGCTGGCAATGGATCAACTGGTTAACAATGCCGCCAAATGGTTTTATATGTTTGACGGCCAGTGCTCGGTACCGATCACCATCCGTCTGATTCTGGGACGCGGTTGGGGACAAGGGCCAACCCATTCGCAAAATCTGCAAGCCTGGTTTGCGCACATTCCAGGACTCAAGGTCGTGATGCCCTCCTCCCCGGAAGACGCCAAGGGCTTGCTGCTGGCCTCTATTTTCGACCCGAATCCAGTCCTCTTCATTGAACACCGCTGGCTGCACAACATGGTCGGCGACGTGCCAGAAGGCGACTTCCGCAGCCCTATCGGACCGCTGCGCGTGGCGCGCGAGGGAAGCGACATCACCATCGTCTCCATGTCGTATATGACGATAGAAGCGCTGCATGCAGCGACCTATTTGCAGACACGCGGCATTTCCTGCGAAGTGCTGGATTTGCGCTGCGTTAATCCAATCGACTGGCCGGCTAT harbors:
- a CDS encoding alpha-ketoacid dehydrogenase subunit beta; its protein translation is MREPTSLAGRQLSFSKAINEALTVAMEADRNVICYGLGTDDPKGIFGTTLGLQEKFGEARVFDMPLSENAMTGVAIGCALNGVLPVMCHQRLDFFLLAMDQLVNNAAKWFYMFDGQCSVPITIRLILGRGWGQGPTHSQNLQAWFAHIPGLKVVMPSSPEDAKGLLLASIFDPNPVLFIEHRWLHNMVGDVPEGDFRSPIGPLRVAREGSDITIVSMSYMTIEALHAATYLQTRGISCEVLDLRCVNPIDWPAIFASVEKTGKLLTLDTGAATGSIAGEVIARVAMERMSSLRCAPARLAMPDVPEPTSFGMTEGFYVRAGDIATKILCMMGKEQGDVMASLPEPTPHDVPGAWFTGPF
- a CDS encoding thiamine pyrophosphate-dependent dehydrogenase E1 component subunit alpha, which produces MTPAIAQQLLFSMKRIRHVEEEISRRYAEQAMRCPVHLCSGQEAVSAAAGLALRKDDFAVSGHRAHGHYLGKGGDLRKMLAEIYGKKTGCAGGRGGSMHLIDESVGFKGSTAIVGNTIPVGVGLGYSIKLSGTDQVSCIFLGDGAVETGVFYESLNFAAVKKLPVLFLCENNLYSVYSPLNVRQPVGRDIFKLAQAIGVNATQGDGNDAAAVYHQIAAAVADIRAGNGPQFIEFSVYRWREHCGPGFDNDIGYRSEQEYLHHRQLEPVQRLQDKLRQENILLPADIAAFDLAIQEETDAAFRFAIDSPFPSRTDAFAKIYA
- a CDS encoding GDP-mannose 4,6-dehydratase, whose amino-acid sequence is MTEAIKDVAAMHHASRRFMVIGSNSFSGAQFIKYLLQNGHQVLGVSRSAELHDVFLPYKDLAASERFRFAQIDINHQLDELIVLSKEFQPEYVVNFAAQGMVAQSWQTPADWYQTNVVGQVKLHDQLRKLPFLERYVHVSTPEAYGSTDGWIKERFVFAPSTPYAVSRAACDLHLMSFFKAYQFPVVFTRAANVYGPGQQLYRIIPRTLLFARLGRKLKLDGGGHSIRSFIHIDDVADATCRIAIAGTAGDTYHISTKETISIRGLVEQICAVMGIAFDDLAEVVGDRLGKDQAYLLDSEKIRTELDWQDRISLETGIQQTLAWVDDNLDTLKALPADYIHKP
- a CDS encoding SDR family oxidoreductase, with protein sequence MKILLTGGCGFIGTVLTGLLLKDGHDVCVVDNQWFGNHLAAHPRLTVLQQDTRDVDAIPLDGVEVVLHLANIANDPGVELNPTLSWEVNVLATQQLADRAVRAGVKHFMFASSGSVYGVKDEPQVTEDLSLVPISAYNKTKMVAERVVLSYADHMQVHCIRPATVCGFSPRMRLDVSVNMFTWQALQNGRITVFGGTQTRPNIHIQDMVNVYRHFITQPDIASGCYNAGFENISILDIAERVRSKIPAELVVSESNDPRSYRQNSDKLLATGFVQGHTVNDAIDDIIAMHRSGAIKESDQCYTVRWMKHLNLQS
- a CDS encoding SIS domain-containing protein, which gives rise to MQQLIKNYAAKLSHALTMDAMQQVPALGAALREAWDQGRSIFLCGNGGSAGNAIHLANDLLYGVGVNSTRGGMRIEALSANAAVLTCLANDLGYDRIYSEQLRVKAQAGDILIVLSGSGNSANVVQAIETGNSLGMQTFAIVAFSGGRCKEIATHAIHFPLDDMQIAEDLQLVIGHVCMQWLCANPVGEQKQ
- a CDS encoding class I SAM-dependent methyltransferase, which encodes MKQEIDLLIDYPKAKRNVEERGAGKTEEDRAIARQFGKEFFDGDRRNGYGGFNYFPRFWQPVIPTLQQHFGLTAASSVLDVGCAKGFMLHDLAALIPGITVKGLDVSAYAIEHAIDDMQQHVQVADARHLPFEDKSFDVVISINTVHNLNRADCAQALREIERVSKGKSYITVDAYRSEEEKIRMFAWNLTAQTIMSVDEWKAFFDEVGYTGDYFWFIP